Genomic DNA from Methanosarcina sp. MTP4:
TTGGAATTCTGGCCCTCACACTCATCCTCTGCCTGGCGCTTGCTCCTGCAGCATCCGCCCACAGGGTACACGTAATGGGCCAGGTTGACAGTATACAGGTAAAAGCCTGGTACGGCGGAGGCGACCCTATGGTGGACGCTGACGTGGAAATCTACACGATAAGGAACGAAGAGGAAGAACTGTACCTTACTGGCAGCACCGACGAAGAAGGGCTCTTTTACTTCACCCCCAAACTGGGGGTCTCGGAATACAAAGTGGTTGCAAGCGCCAAAGGAGGACACAGGGGAGAAGAAATCATAAACCTGGAAAGCGGAGTTGCCCCGGAAGAAGATGAACTTCCACTCTTCATAAGGGTATTCGCAGGCTTCGGTTACCTGACAGGACTTGCAGGAATCGGAATGATCAGCAGCGCCCGGAAAAAACAGAAAGCCTGATTGGGCACAAAGCGCAAACAAAAGCCTGCCCGGAACTGTAAAAAGGCCGGAAAACCGTAACGTACAGCTTAACAGCTCATTTCCGAAACTCCCCGGAAATGAGACAAAAATTCCGGGCTTTTGAGCGTATGCATTGGAAAACAGGAGCTTCTGAACAAATATGAGAGTCCGTTGGAGAGTCCGCAAGAATCCGAAAACACAAAACAAAAGTGTTAGGAGCAGAGCTTAAAAAGACTACTTTTCAAGCCCCTGAATATACTCATTTGCAGCCGTAGCAGCCACCGCCCCGTCGCTTACGGCTGTCACTAGCTGCCAGATAGGAGTGTCCCGGCAGTCTCCTATAGCATAGATTCCTTTCTCCGAACTTTCCATCCAGCGGCCTGTTTTGATGAAACCTTTCGGATCTTTTTCTACATCCACGATTTCTGTGTTAGGGTGGATACCGATGTAGATGAAAACGCCGTTTGTGAGAAGTTCCCTGGTCTCCCCGGTC
This window encodes:
- a CDS encoding carboxypeptidase-like regulatory domain-containing protein, producing the protein MTGTQKKIRSFGILALTLILCLALAPAASAHRVHVMGQVDSIQVKAWYGGGDPMVDADVEIYTIRNEEEELYLTGSTDEEGLFYFTPKLGVSEYKVVASAKGGHRGEEIINLESGVAPEEDELPLFIRVFAGFGYLTGLAGIGMISSARKKQKA